GCTGCTGCTGGCGGGCATTACCGCCCTGGTGATCGCGCTGCGGATGGGGATCGGCCGCGCGCTGCTCAGACTGACCGCGAACCGCGTGCCGCCAGGACGCCTGCGCCGATCGGCGCTGGCAGCAGCCCAGGTGGCGCTGTCGACCGCCACGCCCGGCCTCATCGCCGTGCTGGTCCATGTCGGCCTGGACTGGAATTCACAGCTGTCCGACAGCACCTCCAACCTGCTGGCCGCGATGGTCATTACGGTCTTTTTCGGCGGCTACACCTCGGGGCTGGGCAGCGCCCTGCTGTCGGCCCGCCATCCGTCCTGGCGCCTGCCGCCCATCAGCGATGCCGTGGCGCAGAGGCTGAGCTGGGTGCCGGCAACGATGGGCGCGCTGATCGTGCTGATCTGGCTGGCCGAACGCCTGACGGTGCTGCTGAACACCAGCCTGACCACCACCATCACGCTGACCGGGATCGTGTCCACCCTGATCATGGCCACCATGGCGACCGCGCTCGCCATCGGCCGCAAGCTGCGCCGCCAGGCCCGGAAACAGGAAGACGCCACCATTCCGGCCTGGGTGCCGGCGCTGACCGGCATCGCCTGGGCCGTGCTGATCGTGAGCCTGGGCAGCCTGCTCGCGGGCTACGTCGCAATCGCCAACTTCCTGGCCAAGCAGGTCCTGTGGGTGCTGATCGTGCTGGCCTCGGGCTATCTGGCGTCCACGCTGATCGAAGACGTCTTCAGTTCGCTGCTAAGCTCGCCCCGACCCGAGACCGGCGAAAAGGCCCGGCCCACCCTGCGCGACCAGGCGGCCGTGCTGCTGTCCGGCGTCGGCCGGGTGGCAGTGGGACTGCTGACCATCACGCTGCTGCTGGCGCCATTCGGCGAAGGCCCCACCGACCTGCTGCAGCGCTTCGACCAGCTGCGCAAGGGACTGGCCATCGGCGAGGCGCAGATTCATCCGGGCGCCGTGCTGCAGGCGCTCATCGTGCTGGCGCTGGCCCTGCTGGGCGTGAAGATGCTCAAGCGCTGGCTGTCCAACCGCTATCTGCCCACCACGGAACTGGATCCGGGCATGCAGCTGTCAGCGGTCACGCTGTTCGGGTATGCCGGCTTCGTGGTGGCGGTGGCGCTGGCTCTGTCGGCCGCCGGCATCGGACTGGAACGGGTGGCCTGGATCGCCAGCGCCTTGTCCGTGGGTATCGGTTTCGGCCTGCAGGCCATTGTGCAGAACTTCGTGTCGGGCCTGATCCTGCTGGCGGAACGTCCTGTCCAGGTCGGCGACTGGGTCTCGCTGGGCGGCGTGGAAGGCGACATCCTGCGCATCAACGTCCGCGCGACCGAAATCCAGATGAGCGACCGTTCGACCGTGATCGTGCCGAATTCGGAATTCATCACCAAGACGGTGCGCAACGTGACGCGCTCCAGCCCGTTGGGCCTGGTGCAGATCAAGCTGCCCATGCCCCTGTCGACGGACGCCGAACGCGCCCGCGACGCCATCCTGCAAGCCTTCGCCGACCACGCCGATATCCTGGCCACGCCCGCGCCGAATGTCTTCCTGGATGGCCTGGATGGCGGCAACCTGATCTTCAACGCCAAGGGCTACGTCTCATCGCCGCGCGCGGCCTATGGCGTGCGCAGCGCACTGTTGTTCACGGTGCTGAGTCGCCTGCGCGAGGCGGGACTGGAGGTGTCATCGCCGACCACCGTGCTGCTTGCCCCCACCCCGCCGGCCCGGACCGTGGACGCGCCGGGCCTGGCGGCTCCGCCCGCCACGTCCTAGCCGCCGGGTCCGCTGCCCACGCGCGTCAGCCCGGCGAGTACATATCCAGCATGCCCTGCCGATCCAGGCGCGGGTTACGCAAGGGCGGCGAATTCATGGCGCCGCTCTGCACCGATTGCACCGGGAAAGCCTGGGCGACAGGCGTCTGCGGCGTGGGCGCGAGCGCGGCCGGCGAGGCGGGCGGCGCGGCGGCCGGCGCCGAGGTCTGCGCCACGGCGGAATTGTCGAAGCGGTGATCAGCCGTGGTCAGGGCGGGATTGGTGCACAGCCCCTGCGCCACCAGCGCGGCC
The Achromobacter sp. AONIH1 DNA segment above includes these coding regions:
- a CDS encoding DUF3772 domain-containing protein — protein: MFPNTSLPLTRAGRSRASALLASLALAMALLLSGAWSAAAHAATPGTPAEIEADLASARKQIDDMRKRIANEADDANLQQLYGTAVDIQAKAEAAAETLAPQLASVAARLNELGAPPEGSKEAPDVAAQRLSLETSRRGLDAQIKLAKLLSVDAGQTAEQVSAQLRTQFKARLGERRDAFLSGQFWNEFKGELPRDLERLSTLRDDLYEAVQQTPAWGWLLLAGITALVIALRMGIGRALLRLTANRVPPGRLRRSALAAAQVALSTATPGLIAVLVHVGLDWNSQLSDSTSNLLAAMVITVFFGGYTSGLGSALLSARHPSWRLPPISDAVAQRLSWVPATMGALIVLIWLAERLTVLLNTSLTTTITLTGIVSTLIMATMATALAIGRKLRRQARKQEDATIPAWVPALTGIAWAVLIVSLGSLLAGYVAIANFLAKQVLWVLIVLASGYLASTLIEDVFSSLLSSPRPETGEKARPTLRDQAAVLLSGVGRVAVGLLTITLLLAPFGEGPTDLLQRFDQLRKGLAIGEAQIHPGAVLQALIVLALALLGVKMLKRWLSNRYLPTTELDPGMQLSAVTLFGYAGFVVAVALALSAAGIGLERVAWIASALSVGIGFGLQAIVQNFVSGLILLAERPVQVGDWVSLGGVEGDILRINVRATEIQMSDRSTVIVPNSEFITKTVRNVTRSSPLGLVQIKLPMPLSTDAERARDAILQAFADHADILATPAPNVFLDGLDGGNLIFNAKGYVSSPRAAYGVRSALLFTVLSRLREAGLEVSSPTTVLLAPTPPARTVDAPGLAAPPATS